One Bacteroidota bacterium DNA window includes the following coding sequences:
- a CDS encoding M12 family metallo-peptidase produces the protein MKLQYSTKLKHFHLLFITLLFTTMSYSINAQVKTEALWSDINEATIVEKNDRQIIPLFYRTVDLNINQLEAVLNQAPREFTEGAKTEKVVISLPMPDGTFSRFYIVNSPIMELELAVKYPEIQTYAGQGIDDPTATVRFDLTPAGFHAMILSANGTVFIDPYSRGNIDNYISYYKKDFIVDESRRKEFICNFETDFDMAKEISDLIATGLTKYSGTQLRTYRLAVAATGEYTAYHGGTVAKGLAAVVTSTNRVNGVYEKEVAVRMVLVANNEIIIYSNSATDPYTNSSGTTMLGQNQTNLDAVIGNANYDIGHVYSTGGGGVAGLGVVCRTSNKARGVTGSPAPIGDPFDIDYVAHEIGHQFGGNHTFNGDAGNCSGTNRNASTAYEPGSGSTIMAYAGICSPQDLQMNSHDYFHLASIMEIVTYTTLGSGNGCPVITSTGNDPPVVNAGTRGFSIPINTPFTLTGSATDPNNHPLTYCWEEYDLGAAGAPNSPVGTAPIFRSFRGVTSPSRTFPKIADIINNTQVMGEILPSYARGLKFRLTARDNRSGGGGVGWDSISFSVTNTAGPFQVTSPNTTLSWAGSSLQTVTWNVANTNLSPVNCSNVKILLSGDGGYTYPFVLATDTPNDGSEIITIPNISTSQARIRVEAVGNIFFDISNANFSIVPSSITVTVPNGGEAWVIGTSQSITWTSTGVTNVKIEYTMNNGTDWLTITESVPASPASFLWTVPNTATTQARIRVSSATVSSLSDISNNVFSIQYPPSITLISPDGGELYPIGFQKNIQWSSINVSGNVKIELSRDGGLNYEDIFASTPNDGSENWIVSGMTTEEAKIKITSLSLPTIFDVSNSNFYIRTATITVTSPNGGESPRVGVPYPINWESQNMLGEVRVELSRNGGTSYETIIATTDNDGSEMWTPENPLSNSTRIRILAVGNPSIFDESDNNFYIYPQDFITITSPLLNDNCLIGTEYPITWESFGTSGFVKIELSKNSGSNYQTLSESTADDGIEHLTFSLPTTAHALIKISDAAYSDFSSTSEVFLIGVYDSIKYRAGWNILSLPSIAVPNSKSQIFPDAISNIFGYINNAYVTTETIQNGKGYWVKFAKDSTTLFIGAQRLFDTLTVSNGWNLIGGISVPIGISNITSDPPGMLSSLFYTYKQGYKSTDTVYPGDGVWVKANQDGRFIFNPNNSVQKNSALKFAKAIRNLSSIRFKDKLNNSQVLYFSNNIEQTDEYSLSALPPRPYENLFDVRFQSNRFVETKNLKSNNEFPILFQGIEFPLTVQWNIQDEIKPLFSVDGKDYPMVVKGELILTNSSISKMTLKLTEKEYSGLPSEFQLYQNYPNPFNPTTNIRYALPKASFVSLKIYNILGIEISALVNEFQEAGYYDVDFSIDQKNKLTSGVYYYQIKADNVLITKKAVVLK, from the coding sequence ATGAAACTACAATATTCTACAAAATTAAAACATTTCCATTTATTATTCATAACACTCCTTTTTACTACAATGAGCTACTCAATCAATGCACAAGTTAAAACGGAAGCTTTGTGGAGCGACATAAATGAAGCGACAATTGTCGAAAAAAACGACAGGCAAATCATCCCATTATTTTATAGAACAGTTGATTTAAATATAAATCAGTTGGAAGCAGTTTTAAATCAGGCACCAAGGGAATTTACAGAAGGCGCAAAAACAGAAAAAGTTGTTATCAGTCTTCCAATGCCCGATGGAACATTCAGTCGGTTTTACATAGTAAATTCACCGATAATGGAATTAGAACTTGCCGTAAAATATCCAGAGATACAAACTTACGCAGGCCAGGGAATTGACGATCCGACTGCTACAGTCCGTTTTGATTTAACACCCGCAGGATTTCATGCGATGATCCTTTCTGCTAACGGAACGGTTTTTATCGATCCATACAGCAGAGGGAATATAGATAATTATATCAGCTATTATAAAAAAGATTTTATTGTAGATGAATCCAGAAGGAAAGAATTTATTTGTAACTTCGAAACCGATTTTGATATGGCAAAGGAAATATCTGATCTGATAGCTACCGGATTGACTAAATATAGCGGGACCCAATTACGCACATATCGCCTCGCTGTTGCAGCTACCGGTGAATACACTGCATATCATGGTGGTACTGTTGCAAAAGGACTTGCTGCAGTAGTTACCTCAACCAATCGTGTAAACGGTGTGTATGAAAAAGAAGTTGCAGTTCGAATGGTGCTGGTAGCTAATAACGAGATAATTATCTATTCAAATTCTGCAACGGATCCATATACCAACAGCAGTGGAACAACGATGTTGGGTCAAAATCAAACCAACCTTGATGCTGTAATTGGTAATGCAAATTATGATATTGGTCATGTCTATAGCACTGGTGGTGGTGGTGTCGCGGGTTTGGGTGTGGTTTGTCGTACCAGCAATAAAGCACGTGGTGTTACCGGCTCACCTGCACCTATTGGCGATCCATTTGATATTGATTATGTAGCACACGAGATAGGACACCAGTTCGGCGGCAATCATACATTTAACGGTGATGCTGGTAATTGCTCAGGAACTAATCGAAATGCAAGCACGGCATATGAACCCGGCAGCGGTTCAACTATTATGGCTTATGCGGGGATCTGTAGTCCACAGGATTTGCAAATGAACAGTCATGATTATTTTCATCTTGCAAGCATTATGGAAATTGTTACTTATACAACTTTAGGTTCCGGGAATGGTTGCCCTGTTATCACATCCACCGGAAATGATCCACCCGTGGTAAATGCCGGAACGAGAGGTTTTTCAATTCCTATTAACACTCCTTTTACTTTAACCGGTTCTGCGACTGATCCGAATAATCATCCACTTACTTATTGCTGGGAGGAATATGACTTGGGAGCTGCCGGAGCGCCCAATTCACCTGTGGGAACGGCACCCATTTTCAGAAGTTTTAGAGGAGTTACAAGTCCATCGCGTACATTTCCGAAAATAGCCGATATAATTAATAATACACAAGTTATGGGTGAAATTCTCCCTTCATATGCGCGGGGATTGAAATTCAGATTAACAGCCCGCGATAACCGCTCAGGCGGCGGGGGCGTGGGATGGGATTCGATTTCTTTTAGTGTAACAAATACTGCGGGACCGTTTCAAGTAACTTCTCCGAACACAACACTTTCATGGGCAGGCAGCTCTTTACAAACGGTTACATGGAACGTTGCAAATACAAACCTCTCTCCAGTCAATTGCAGTAATGTTAAAATACTTCTCTCCGGCGATGGTGGTTATACATATCCATTTGTACTTGCGACAGATACTCCAAATGATGGATCAGAGATTATTACTATACCGAACATCTCAACATCACAAGCACGAATTCGTGTAGAAGCAGTGGGCAATATTTTCTTTGATATATCAAATGCGAATTTTAGTATAGTTCCATCCTCAATTACTGTTACAGTTCCTAATGGTGGAGAAGCTTGGGTAATAGGAACCAGTCAATCGATAACTTGGACCTCTACTGGTGTTACAAATGTGAAAATTGAATACACAATGAACAACGGAACAGACTGGCTGACTATTACTGAATCAGTTCCTGCGAGTCCGGCTTCTTTCCTTTGGACAGTTCCTAATACTGCCACTACACAGGCACGAATAAGAGTATCAAGCGCTACCGTTTCGAGTCTTTCTGATATCAGTAATAATGTTTTTTCTATCCAATATCCACCATCAATCACACTCATAAGTCCCGATGGAGGCGAACTATATCCAATCGGTTTTCAAAAAAATATTCAGTGGTCTTCAATTAATGTTTCAGGAAATGTTAAGATTGAACTATCGAGGGATGGAGGTTTAAATTATGAAGATATATTTGCAAGTACTCCGAATGATGGTAGCGAAAATTGGATTGTCAGTGGGATGACAACTGAAGAAGCAAAGATAAAAATAACAAGTCTGAGTTTACCTACTATTTTTGATGTAAGTAACTCAAACTTTTATATCAGAACTGCAACGATTACAGTAACGTCGCCAAACGGAGGTGAATCGCCCAGAGTTGGTGTACCTTATCCAATAAATTGGGAGAGCCAAAATATGTTGGGTGAAGTTCGAGTTGAATTATCACGCAACGGTGGTACGAGCTACGAAACAATTATTGCTACAACTGATAATGACGGAAGCGAAATGTGGACTCCCGAAAATCCTTTATCCAATTCAACACGTATCCGCATATTGGCGGTAGGCAATCCAAGTATTTTTGATGAAAGCGATAATAACTTTTATATTTATCCTCAAGATTTTATTACTATAACATCGCCTCTGCTGAACGACAATTGTTTAATCGGGACAGAGTATCCGATCACCTGGGAATCGTTTGGAACGAGTGGGTTCGTTAAAATAGAGCTTTCAAAAAATTCGGGATCGAACTATCAAACTCTTTCTGAATCAACCGCTGATGATGGAATCGAACATTTAACTTTTTCTTTACCTACCACGGCTCATGCATTAATTAAAATAAGTGATGCAGCATATTCTGATTTTTCTTCTACCTCTGAAGTATTTCTCATCGGCGTATATGATTCAATCAAATACAGAGCCGGATGGAACATACTATCTCTTCCCTCAATTGCGGTTCCAAATTCAAAGTCTCAGATATTCCCCGATGCAATCTCAAATATATTTGGGTATATAAATAATGCTTATGTTACCACCGAAACAATTCAGAACGGAAAAGGATATTGGGTAAAATTTGCCAAGGATAGTACTACCCTCTTTATTGGCGCTCAACGTTTATTCGATACCTTAACTGTTTCCAACGGATGGAATTTAATAGGTGGGATTAGTGTACCGATCGGCATTTCAAATATCACGAGTGACCCGCCCGGTATGTTGTCATCTCTCTTCTACACGTATAAACAAGGATACAAATCGACTGATACGGTCTATCCGGGGGACGGAGTCTGGGTGAAAGCTAATCAAGATGGCCGCTTCATTTTTAATCCGAACAATTCTGTACAAAAAAATAGTGCTTTAAAATTTGCGAAAGCTATCAGAAATCTTTCTTCAATCCGGTTCAAGGATAAACTCAATAATTCACAAGTTCTATATTTTTCTAATAATATAGAACAGACCGACGAATATTCGCTTTCTGCACTTCCACCCCGTCCTTATGAAAATCTTTTTGATGTGCGGTTTCAATCAAATAGATTTGTAGAAACTAAAAATTTAAAATCTAATAACGAGTTTCCAATCTTGTTTCAAGGAATCGAATTCCCACTTACTGTCCAATGGAATATTCAAGATGAAATCAAACCACTATTCAGTGTTGACGGTAAAGATTATCCGATGGTAGTGAAAGGGGAACTAATTCTCACAAATTCCTCGATCTCCAAGATGACATTAAAACTTACGGAGAAAGAATATTCAGGATTACCGTCAGAATTTCAACTTTACCAAAACTATCCAAATCCTTTCAATCCGACTACGAATATCAGGTATGCTCTGCCGAAAGCATCTTTTGTTAGTTTAAAAATATATAATATATTGGGTATAGAAATTTCCGCATTAGTTAATGAATTCCAGGAAGCCGGTTACTATGATGTAGATTTTTCTATTGATCAAAAAAATAAATTAACTTCAGGCGTTTACTACTATCAGATAAAAGCTGATAATGTGTTAATCACTAAAAAAGCTGTTGTATTGAAATAA
- a CDS encoding phospholipase D-like domain-containing protein translates to MNYYIKSLLLLIFSLSVSFGQYAGFKNFEIVESVPIETSFDNPDVRNAYEVWLEMINGAKKTLDIEQFYISTEPNEPLEDILRSVIEAGKRGVKVRIVADAGMYKTYPQTLDMLGKQKNISVRLIDYRKISGGVQHSKYFIVDGMEVFLGSQNFDWRALKHIIELGFKITDEKAAKIYTDIFEIDWQLSSPDSNEAKRGVVKNKYSVPLQIVENSDTIKYYPTFSSINHIPDKNLWDETHLINLIDSAKNELFFHVLTYSPISRGKEYYANLDNALRRAAVRGVKVHVMTSDWSKRKPTIDHLKSLAVIPNIEVKMSTIPEWSGGFISHARVDHRKILIIDDDRCWLGTSNWEKSYFYAGRNIGVVVQNLKIVKKLKEIYLKSWNGEYSYNIKPEIEYTPPKIGE, encoded by the coding sequence ATGAACTATTATATCAAATCATTACTACTATTGATCTTTTCTCTCTCCGTTAGCTTCGGACAATATGCGGGTTTCAAAAATTTTGAAATTGTAGAAAGCGTCCCGATTGAAACTTCCTTCGATAATCCTGACGTGCGGAATGCTTATGAAGTATGGTTGGAAATGATTAACGGAGCAAAGAAAACTCTGGATATCGAACAATTTTATATCTCAACCGAACCGAACGAACCTCTTGAAGATATTTTACGATCGGTTATCGAAGCAGGTAAGAGAGGCGTAAAAGTACGTATAGTTGCTGATGCCGGGATGTATAAAACTTATCCACAAACGTTGGATATGTTGGGAAAGCAGAAAAATATTTCTGTCCGCCTAATTGATTACAGAAAAATATCTGGCGGTGTGCAGCATTCAAAATATTTTATAGTGGATGGAATGGAAGTATTTTTAGGCAGTCAAAATTTCGACTGGCGAGCTCTTAAACATATTATCGAGCTTGGTTTTAAAATAACAGATGAAAAAGCTGCCAAAATTTATACAGATATTTTCGAAATCGATTGGCAGTTGAGTTCACCAGATAGTAATGAAGCGAAGAGGGGGGTAGTTAAGAATAAATATTCAGTACCCTTGCAAATTGTGGAAAACTCGGATACCATTAAATATTATCCAACCTTTAGCTCGATTAATCATATTCCTGATAAAAATTTATGGGACGAAACACACTTAATAAATTTGATAGATAGTGCAAAGAACGAATTATTTTTTCACGTCCTTACCTACTCTCCAATCTCACGGGGAAAAGAATATTATGCAAATCTCGATAACGCTTTACGACGTGCGGCAGTCAGGGGTGTGAAGGTTCACGTTATGACTTCCGATTGGTCGAAACGCAAACCGACTATCGATCATTTAAAAAGTTTAGCGGTGATACCAAATATCGAAGTTAAAATGAGCACTATCCCTGAATGGTCGGGTGGATTTATTTCTCATGCGCGCGTTGACCATCGGAAAATACTAATTATTGATGACGATCGATGCTGGCTTGGAACGAGCAATTGGGAAAAAAGTTATTTTTATGCCGGCAGAAACATTGGAGTGGTAGTGCAAAACCTTAAAATCGTTAAAAAATTAAAAGAAATTTATCTAAAAAGCTGGAATGGTGAATATAGTTATAACATAAAACCTGAAATTGAATACACCCCGCCCAAAATTGGTGAGTAA
- a CDS encoding phosphatase PAP2 family protein produces MKIRLSSPENSSALGGVKALDILVISFTGLLLLLAVIFSSKVNNWEIVSRNLFIIGVLYFLVSNVIGKINLNFWQIFARGGLMAAVNGLLFSEIQHLQHIFVNGWMDQQLIDLDKKLFGIELTMALDKITVPWLTEGMMFAYTVYVPLIVLVAVFCYLKSGKLAGEDYLLNLTLAYFLSYLGFLIYPIAGPLFYQPEVYKTPLEGGLFTYFGEWIRTNAHYPGGNLPSPHCAAGTVMLVMLYRYNRNLFFVILPIILLLFISTVYGRYHYAMDGVLGIILALIITKITSKRF; encoded by the coding sequence ATGAAAATTAGATTATCCTCACCTGAAAATTCTTCCGCATTAGGCGGAGTTAAAGCACTCGACATTTTAGTAATCTCATTCACGGGTTTGTTACTGCTTCTTGCCGTCATCTTCTCATCAAAAGTTAATAATTGGGAAATTGTTTCACGGAATTTATTTATAATTGGAGTTTTATATTTTCTTGTTTCAAATGTTATAGGGAAAATCAATCTGAACTTTTGGCAAATATTTGCTCGTGGCGGACTTATGGCTGCAGTAAACGGGTTGTTATTTTCCGAAATTCAGCATCTTCAACATATTTTTGTGAACGGTTGGATGGATCAACAATTAATTGATTTGGATAAGAAATTGTTCGGAATAGAATTAACTATGGCATTGGATAAGATCACTGTGCCCTGGTTGACCGAGGGAATGATGTTCGCATATACCGTTTATGTTCCGCTTATAGTTTTAGTTGCAGTATTTTGTTATTTGAAATCAGGGAAACTCGCCGGTGAGGATTATTTATTGAATTTAACACTCGCATATTTTCTATCTTATCTTGGTTTCCTAATTTATCCAATCGCAGGACCATTATTTTATCAACCTGAAGTTTACAAGACACCGTTAGAAGGAGGATTGTTCACATACTTTGGCGAGTGGATTCGCACGAATGCACATTACCCAGGTGGCAATTTACCAAGTCCTCACTGTGCCGCAGGAACGGTTATGTTGGTAATGTTATACCGATACAATCGAAATTTGTTTTTTGTGATACTGCCAATTATATTACTTTTGTTCATTTCCACAGTTTATGGCAGATATCATTATGCGATGGATGGAGTGTTAGGAATTATTTTAGCATTGATAATTACGAAAATTACAAGTAAACGATTTTAA
- a CDS encoding CPBP family intramembrane metalloprotease — MLIKKFIFGEEIKFEKEFVKPTIILLMAAIIPTLHTYIGSREFFINAYNATIADESILQWYSVIYFFIAAFVLLGVIPALVTKFILKEKLTDYGVQLGDKRRGFVAVAVLFPLIAFAFLLPAAYQKEMRDFYPLFKGALEDISIFHTMEITRGLFFYTAWEFFFRGFLLFGMRKYIGDWNAILIQTIPSCLWHLGYPAGEIFMSIPAGIMFGVLALRTRSIVYPFLLHWLIGIALDVFILITK, encoded by the coding sequence ATGCTAATAAAGAAATTTATATTCGGAGAAGAAATTAAATTCGAAAAGGAATTTGTAAAGCCCACAATTATTCTTCTGATGGCTGCAATTATTCCCACACTGCATACTTATATTGGCTCGCGGGAATTTTTTATTAATGCCTATAATGCAACGATTGCCGATGAATCAATTTTACAATGGTATTCGGTGATTTATTTTTTTATTGCTGCTTTTGTTTTATTAGGAGTAATTCCGGCGCTCGTTACGAAATTCATTCTAAAAGAAAAATTAACTGATTATGGTGTTCAACTTGGCGACAAACGGAGAGGTTTTGTAGCAGTTGCAGTTTTATTCCCTCTTATTGCCTTTGCCTTTTTACTCCCTGCCGCATATCAAAAAGAGATGCGCGATTTTTATCCCTTGTTTAAAGGTGCGTTAGAAGATATATCGATATTCCATACCATGGAAATTACACGTGGTCTATTTTTCTATACCGCTTGGGAGTTTTTCTTTCGCGGTTTCCTACTTTTCGGTATGCGAAAATATATCGGCGATTGGAATGCAATTTTAATCCAAACGATACCGTCGTGTCTGTGGCATTTAGGTTATCCAGCCGGCGAAATATTTATGTCCATACCCGCCGGAATTATGTTCGGCGTCCTCGCTTTGAGAACACGCTCAATCGTCTATCCGTTTTTGCTTCATTGGTTAATTGGAATCGCTTTAGATGTTTTTATCTTAATTACAAAATAA
- a CDS encoding SDR family oxidoreductase, with protein MPIFITGSTGFIGNKLALKLANRGEIIHALCRKTSDVSTLKHPNIKIFYGDVTDYAMITEAMQGCEYAYHLAAYARGYAKDKDEYFRINAEGTKNICDAALKTAIKKIVITSTIVTFGPTGKNPESETIKRNENIFYTTYEHSKYLAEKVVEEYIKKGLNAITVNPTRVFGPGLMNESNSVTIMIQMYMKGKMRSVLGDGNGIGNYGYVDDMVDGHIAAMEKGCVGEKYILGGENVSYNQFFQMISEITRKRFLQFKIPYPLAITFSKFEEMRAKLFGDTPLITPEWVKTFALDWAYSSNKAEQELGYKYTTLREAMRQTIDWLNKQK; from the coding sequence ATGCCAATATTTATTACAGGTTCAACCGGCTTCATCGGAAACAAGCTCGCTTTAAAACTTGCAAATCGAGGCGAAATAATCCACGCTCTCTGCCGAAAGACTTCCGATGTATCAACACTAAAACATCCGAATATAAAAATATTTTACGGCGATGTTACTGATTATGCGATGATAACCGAAGCAATGCAGGGTTGCGAATACGCCTATCATCTCGCTGCTTACGCGCGCGGTTATGCAAAAGATAAAGATGAATATTTTAGGATTAATGCAGAAGGAACGAAAAATATTTGTGATGCTGCTTTGAAAACCGCAATAAAGAAAATCGTAATTACATCAACAATCGTTACTTTCGGACCGACCGGAAAAAATCCCGAGTCCGAAACAATCAAACGGAACGAAAATATATTTTACACAACTTATGAGCACTCAAAATATCTTGCTGAAAAAGTAGTTGAAGAATATATAAAAAAAGGACTGAATGCAATTACCGTAAACCCAACACGTGTTTTCGGTCCCGGCTTGATGAACGAAAGTAACTCGGTTACAATTATGATTCAAATGTATATGAAAGGGAAGATGCGTTCAGTTTTAGGAGATGGGAACGGTATTGGCAATTACGGTTACGTTGACGATATGGTAGATGGGCATATCGCTGCAATGGAAAAAGGATGCGTTGGCGAAAAATATATTTTAGGCGGCGAAAACGTTTCATACAATCAATTTTTTCAGATGATAAGCGAAATTACACGGAAAAGATTTCTCCAATTTAAGATACCTTATCCTCTGGCAATAACTTTTTCAAAATTTGAGGAGATGCGAGCTAAACTATTTGGCGACACCCCGTTAATTACTCCTGAGTGGGTAAAAACATTCGCATTAGATTGGGCCTATTCATCGAATAAAGCTGAACAAGAACTCGGTTATAAATACACAACACTTCGCGAAGCGATGCGTCAAACAATTGATTGGTTAAACAAACAAAAGTAG